GCCAGCATTATATGATAAACCCGTAACCTTTCGCCACCCCCATGCATATACCAAGTATGAAACAGAACGAACCAGAGCTCATCGCTCACATATTGGACGGCGACGAAGAGGCCTACGGGGCGCTCATCGACCGTTACAAAGAAGGATTGTACCGTCACTGTTTCCGACTCATGCGCGACGAGGATGAAGCCGAAGATGTCGCTCACGAAGCGTTCATCGAAGCCTTTGTCCATCTCGACCGCTACGACTCTCGGTTCCGCTTCAGCACCTGGCTCTACAAAATCGCCACCAACCTGGCCCTCATGCGCCTGCGCAAGCGCCGCGATGTCCGCCTGGACGACGACGAGCTCGAGCGAGTAGTGAGCGATCTCCCCGGCGCCGAAGACCTGGCCTTCTACCAGCAACTCCACGACGCCGTCGGCGCTCTGCCTCTGCAATACCGCACCGTGGTCTCCATGCACTACTGGCAGGGCAAAACCTACCGCGAGATCGCTCTCCATATGGGCACCTCGGTCGGCTCAGTGAAGGGCTGGATGAGCCGCGCCAAAAAACAACTAAAGGAGGTGCTCTCATGAGCCATCACAACACCCGCACGGCGCCGCTCTCGGAGCCCCGCCGCCCCCTCCGCGCCGACTTTACCGCCCGCATCGTGCGCCACGCCATTACCGCCAAGCGGCGGGCCGTCTCCAAGCAACAACTCCTAACCTTCTTAAAGGAACCCCTCTCCATGAAATCCGTAACATTCCTCCGCACCGCCCCAGGCGCCGTGCTAGCCTTGGCCATCATCGCCACCGGCACCACCGGAGCCTACGCGCTGAATAACTGGTTTAACGGCGATGTTACCGTTAAGCAAACCGCCTCGGTTTTCTCGGTCGATCTCTCGCAATGC
This portion of the Candidatus Saccharimonadia bacterium genome encodes:
- a CDS encoding sigma-70 family RNA polymerase sigma factor yields the protein MKQNEPELIAHILDGDEEAYGALIDRYKEGLYRHCFRLMRDEDEAEDVAHEAFIEAFVHLDRYDSRFRFSTWLYKIATNLALMRLRKRRDVRLDDDELERVVSDLPGAEDLAFYQQLHDAVGALPLQYRTVVSMHYWQGKTYREIALHMGTSVGSVKGWMSRAKKQLKEVLS